In Streptococcus mitis, the DNA window CCATGCCCGCGTTACTGTTGACTACTTTGACAAGGATGGAGAAAAACACCGTATCAAGCTCAAAGGCTACAACTCCATCGTTGTTCAGCATGAAATTGACCACATCAACGGTATCATGTTTTACGATCGCATCAATGAAAAAGACCCATTTGCAGTTAAAGATGGTTTACTGATTCTGGAATAAAGAAAATCCCGTTGCAAGACGGGGTTTTGTGTTATAATAGAGGCATGAAAACAAATGATATTGTCTATGGCGTCCACGCCGTTACCGAAGCTCTCCTTGCAAACACAGGAAACAAACTTTACCTCCAAGAAGATCTCCGAGGTAAGAATGTTGAGAAAGTCAAGGAACTAGCTACAGAAAAGAAGGTCTCCATTTCTTGGACCTCAAAAAAATCCCTCTCTGAGATGACTGAAGGTGCTGTCCACCAAGGTTTTGTTCTACGAGTGTCCGAATTTGCCTATAGTGAGCTGGACCAAATCCTTGCCAAAACACGCCAAGAAGAAAATCCTTTGCTATTAATTCTGGATGGCTTAACCGACCCTCACAACTTAGGCTCCATCTTAAGAACAGCCGATGCGACCAATGTTTCAGGAGTCATCATTCCCAAGCACCGTGCTGTCGGAGTTACTCCTGTCGTTGCCAAAACAGCCACAGGTGCTATTGAGCACGTTCCAATTGCTCGAGTGACCAATCTGAGCCAAACTCTAGACAAACTCAAGGATGAAGGATTCTGGACCTTTGGAACAGATATGAATGGGACTCCTTGCCACAAGTGGAATACAAAAGGGAAAATTGCCCTCATCATCGGAAATGAAGGAAAAGGCATCTCTAGCAACATCAAAAAACAGGTTGATGAGATGATTACCATTCCGATGAATGGACATGTTCAAAGTCTCAATGCCAGTGTTGCTGCAGCCATTCTCATGTACGAAGTTTTTCGAAATAGACTATAAAAAAGTTTCCAGTCATCTGATTGGAAACTTTTTTATGATTAACTATGTTCGGTGATAAACTTATAAGCTTCTTGACCAGCGATAGCTCCATCTCCAACTGCTGTTGTTACTTGGCGAAGGTCTTTCAAGCGAACATCTCCAACGGCAAAGATACCATCAACCGCAGTTTTCATGTGGTTATCTGTCACAATCCAGCCAGCCTGATTTTGGATATTCAATCCTTTAACAAAATCGCTAAGAGGGTCCAAACCAACATAGATAAAGACGCCACCGAAGGCTTGTTCTGTCACTTGACCTGTTTTCACATTTTCAAAAACGACAGATTCTACTCGGTTTTCGCCCTTGATTTCCTTCACTACAGAATCCCAGATAAAGCTGATTTTCTCATTCGCAAAGGCGCGGTCTTGTAAAACTTTTTGAGCACGAAGTTGGTCACGACGATGAACAATGGTAACAGTCTTAGCAAAACGAGTCAAGAAGAGGGCTTCTTCAACAGCTGAATCTCCGCCACCAACTACCAACAAATCTTGGTCACGGAAGAAAGCACCATCACACACGGCACAGTAAGAAACACCACGACTGTTCAGTTCTTCTTCTCCAGGTACTCCCAAAGGACGGTGTTTTGAACCAGTCGCTACGATAACTGTACGTGTTTCGTATGTTTGGTCATCAGTCATCACTTTCTTAAAATCACCATGGTCTTCGACATTTTCAACATAACCATAAATATGCTCAACACCAAGATTTTCAAGTGGTTCAAACATCTTTTCAGCCAATTCAGGTCCACTAATATTAGCGTATCCTGGGTAATTTTCGATATCCGATGTATTATTCATCTGACCACCTGGCAGACCACCTTCAATCAAGGCTACTTTGAGATTGCTTCGAGCAGCATACAAGGCTGCAGTCATTCCTGCAGGACCAGCACCGATAATAATAGTATCGTACATATAGATTCCTTCTTTCTTGTTGTAACTATCTTTATTCTAACTCTTTCTTGTCAATGAAGCAAGGATTATGCCTTGAAAACAAGAATTAAACTCATAACCGCAAAGGATAATACTGGAACAACCAAGACCCCAATCATAATCATATCATAGAGATGGGCTTGGCGAGCCTTAGCAGTCTTATCAACTCCCGACATGGCTCTCAGTCCAATCCAAATCCCTAAAAAAATCAGGACGAGGATGGTGGTCAAGATCAAACTCTCGAAATATAAAGAAAATAGTTGCAGTAGCATGATTTCTCTCATTTCTATCTTTTTTAAAGAGTAAACTCAGCTAGTCCAGCTAACTGAGTTTTCCTTTATCTATTATATCAAATATAAGTCCGTTTGTAACTAGCGAAGAATTCTTTTGTCCGTTCTTCTTTAGGATGGTGGATAATCTCATCCGGTGTTCCAGACTCGATGATTTTCCCCTTATCTAAGAAAAGAATCTTATCAGCCACTTGGGCTACAAAGGACATGTCATGACTGACCAAAATCATGGTTTGACCTGACTTAGCAGCATCTGCAATAGACTTCTCTACTTCACCGACCAATTCTGGGTCAAGAGCTGAAGTTGGTTCGTCTAAGAGCAAGACATCTGGTTTCATAGCAAGAGCACGCGCCAAGGCAACCCGTTGCTTCTGTCCACCTGATAAATGGCGAGGGTAATGGTTTTCACGGTCCGAAAGCCCAACCTTAGCCAACTCTTCCTTGGCAATCTTAGTCGCTTCTTGGTCAGACAATTTCTTGACAACAACCAAGCCTTCTTTTACATTATCAAGTGCTGTTCGGCGTTCAAACAAATTAAACTGTTGGAAAACCATAGACAACTTACGGCGTAGGGCCAGGATTTCTTCTTGAGTGATTTTAGAAAAATCAACTGAGAAATCATCAATCTGAATAGAGCCACTGTCAGGAGTTTCAAGATAATTGAGACTGCGTAAAAAGGTTGATTTTCCAGCTCCTGAAGAACCAATCAAGGCTACGACTTCCCCTTTTTGGATATCCAAGTCCAGATGATCCAAGACAGTCTGTCCTGAAAAGGATTTACTTAAATTCGAAATCTTAATCATTAACGAAGGTCTCCTTTCACATCTGCTTGCACTGTATCGGGTGCAGAAATAGCCATTTTTCTCTCGATGAAACGACCGAGGCTCTCAATACCGATATTTACTACCCAATAAACAAGGGCGACGGATATGAAGCGTTCAAAATAGCGGTAATCAGCACCACCCAAAATCTGAGCTTGGGCAAAGACTTCCACAACACCCGCACTAAAGGCTAGAGATGTTCCTTTGGTCAAGCCGATTAGGGAATTAATCAAGGTTGGAGTCGCCACAACGGCCGCATTTGGAATAATCACGCGACGATAAACTTGTGCTCGGGTCATTCCCAGACTGCGTGCCGCCTCAATTTCACCAGGATTAACTGAGAGAATCGCTGCACGAATGGTTTCACTCGCATAAGCTGCCTCATTAAAAGCAAAGGCAACAATCGCAAAAGCAGCAGCTGGAATCGCATTGATATTAAGACCTGTTCCCCATTGCTGATTGAGGGCTTTCAAAGCCAAAGGAATCCCGTAGTAGGTCAACATGAGTTGCACCAAAATCGGTGTCCCTTTGAGGAAACTAACAAAGAAGGCCTGCAAGGGGTATAAAATCTTGACACGATTGATTTTCACAATAGCAAAAAGAAGCGCCAAAACCAAGCCAAAAAGGGCACCACCAATGGTCAACATAATCGTTGTTGGAAGCTGTTGAACAATTCTTGGAATTCCATCAAAGACCGAACGCAGGCTAAACAGCTTGCCATCTGGAATCAATTGCATCAAGTTTTGGTACCAATCTGATGCTAAAATCGTTGTAACATTCATAAAAACATCCTCTCCTGATAATGATTCAT includes these proteins:
- a CDS encoding amino acid ABC transporter permease; translation: MNVTTILASDWYQNLMQLIPDGKLFSLRSVFDGIPRIVQQLPTTIMLTIGGALFGLVLALLFAIVKINRVKILYPLQAFFVSFLKGTPILVQLMLTYYGIPLALKALNQQWGTGLNINAIPAAAFAIVAFAFNEAAYASETIRAAILSVNPGEIEAARSLGMTRAQVYRRVIIPNAAVVATPTLINSLIGLTKGTSLAFSAGVVEVFAQAQILGGADYRYFERFISVALVYWVVNIGIESLGRFIERKMAISAPDTVQADVKGDLR
- a CDS encoding DUF4059 family protein; amino-acid sequence: MLLQLFSLYFESLILTTILVLIFLGIWIGLRAMSGVDKTAKARQAHLYDMIMIGVLVVPVLSFAVMSLILVFKA
- a CDS encoding amino acid ABC transporter ATP-binding protein gives rise to the protein MIKISNLSKSFSGQTVLDHLDLDIQKGEVVALIGSSGAGKSTFLRSLNYLETPDSGSIQIDDFSVDFSKITQEEILALRRKLSMVFQQFNLFERRTALDNVKEGLVVVKKLSDQEATKIAKEELAKVGLSDRENHYPRHLSGGQKQRVALARALAMKPDVLLLDEPTSALDPELVGEVEKSIADAAKSGQTMILVSHDMSFVAQVADKILFLDKGKIIESGTPDEIIHHPKEERTKEFFASYKRTYI
- the rlmB gene encoding 23S rRNA (guanosine(2251)-2'-O)-methyltransferase RlmB; this translates as MKTNDIVYGVHAVTEALLANTGNKLYLQEDLRGKNVEKVKELATEKKVSISWTSKKSLSEMTEGAVHQGFVLRVSEFAYSELDQILAKTRQEENPLLLILDGLTDPHNLGSILRTADATNVSGVIIPKHRAVGVTPVVAKTATGAIEHVPIARVTNLSQTLDKLKDEGFWTFGTDMNGTPCHKWNTKGKIALIIGNEGKGISSNIKKQVDEMITIPMNGHVQSLNASVAAAILMYEVFRNRL
- the trxB gene encoding thioredoxin-disulfide reductase; amino-acid sequence: MYDTIIIGAGPAGMTAALYAARSNLKVALIEGGLPGGQMNNTSDIENYPGYANISGPELAEKMFEPLENLGVEHIYGYVENVEDHGDFKKVMTDDQTYETRTVIVATGSKHRPLGVPGEEELNSRGVSYCAVCDGAFFRDQDLLVVGGGDSAVEEALFLTRFAKTVTIVHRRDQLRAQKVLQDRAFANEKISFIWDSVVKEIKGENRVESVVFENVKTGQVTEQAFGGVFIYVGLDPLSDFVKGLNIQNQAGWIVTDNHMKTAVDGIFAVGDVRLKDLRQVTTAVGDGAIAGQEAYKFITEHS